The following proteins are co-located in the Roseofilum reptotaenium CS-1145 genome:
- the rplI gene encoding 50S ribosomal protein L9 → MSKRVQIVLNKDVSKLGKSGDVVDVARGYARNYLIPHGIALRATPGILKQVEIRKEKERQRLLEEKRQAEARKTALETIGRFTIRKQVGEGEAIFGTVTDREVAEVILETTAQEVDRRGITLPEISRLGFYNAEIKLHPEVTATVEIQVAAL, encoded by the coding sequence ATGAGCAAAAGAGTACAAATCGTATTAAACAAAGATGTAAGCAAACTCGGCAAATCCGGGGATGTAGTAGACGTTGCCCGTGGTTATGCCCGTAACTATCTCATTCCCCACGGTATAGCCCTGCGTGCCACCCCAGGTATCCTCAAACAAGTTGAAATTCGTAAAGAAAAAGAACGTCAACGGTTACTCGAAGAAAAACGTCAGGCTGAAGCCCGCAAAACTGCCCTGGAAACCATCGGTCGCTTCACCATTCGCAAACAAGTCGGCGAAGGAGAAGCTATTTTTGGAACCGTTACTGACCGAGAAGTCGCTGAAGTTATCCTGGAAACGACTGCCCAAGAAGTAGACCGTCGTGGCATTACCCTACCGGAAATCAGCAGACTCGGATTCTATAATGCTGAAATTAAACTGCATCCTGAAGTAACCGCAACTGTTGAAATCCAAGTTGCCGCCCTTTAG
- a CDS encoding Uma2 family endonuclease — translation MLLKYHLRNSLPSAQDLPDSDETPVDNELQDLIPTLLKAMLALIWSERMDWFFGVDMGVYTDPNQPAIVPDGFLSIGVPRIIDEGLRLSYVLWEEREIPTFVLEVVSTTPRGEYSEKKQKYAQLGVLYYAIYNPLRKKKQKLEVYQLQGGEYELLSGGEPVWLSQLNLGIGTDRGTYQGITREWLYWYDENGRRYLTPEERVESAELELESQLQAKESERQEKERQQERADRAEAVVEEQEQTIQQLRERLQQLGIDPDSLSK, via the coding sequence ATGCTACTGAAATATCATCTCAGAAATAGTTTACCCTCGGCGCAGGATTTACCCGACTCGGATGAGACTCCTGTGGATAACGAACTGCAAGATTTAATTCCCACTCTCCTCAAAGCGATGCTGGCACTCATTTGGTCAGAGCGCATGGATTGGTTTTTTGGCGTGGATATGGGAGTTTACACCGATCCGAACCAACCTGCTATTGTCCCCGATGGTTTTTTAAGTATCGGTGTCCCTCGGATCATTGATGAAGGTTTACGGTTATCTTATGTTCTTTGGGAGGAGAGAGAAATTCCGACTTTCGTGTTAGAAGTGGTCTCCACAACACCAAGAGGAGAATATAGCGAGAAAAAACAAAAATATGCCCAATTGGGAGTTCTCTACTATGCAATCTATAATCCTCTGCGGAAAAAGAAACAGAAGCTAGAAGTTTATCAACTCCAGGGGGGGGAATATGAATTATTATCTGGAGGAGAACCGGTCTGGTTATCCCAACTCAATTTAGGCATCGGTACAGATCGAGGAACTTATCAAGGAATTACCAGAGAATGGCTCTATTGGTATGATGAAAACGGAAGGCGCTATCTGACTCCAGAGGAAAGGGTAGAGAGTGCTGAACTTGAGCTAGAGAGCCAGCTTCAGGCAAAAGAGAGCGAGCGCCAGGAAAAGGAACGCCAACAGGAAAGAGCCGATCGCGCTGAAGCAGTTGTTGAAGAGCAAGAGCAGACGATTCAACAGTTAAGAGAACGTCTTCAGCAACTGGGTATCGATCCAGATAGTCTGAGTAAATGA
- the dnaB gene encoding replicative DNA helicase → MVSESSLPALPDTLPPQNIEAEESILGGILLDPEAINRVMDILHPEAFSISAHQKIYQATLTLHNSGKPTDFMTVNSWLSDQNLLDKVGGQSKLVQLLDRTVSAVNIDEYAKLVMDKYLRRQLITAGHEIVQLGYDTATDIKQILDQAEQKIFNLTQDRVQKGLVSLAETLTHTYEEIQSQSTGEILPGLPCQFYDLDAMTGGFQRSDLIIIAGRPSMGKCLAYDSEIVIDDGSVLTIAEICEQQQATLLTLGEDWQLTTTQPSAFVDDGIKPVFRVKTCLGRQIETTLTHPFRTLTEWKPLSELKPGATIAVPREIPIFGSKTLPEPKIKLLAYLIGDGCLTGTTPQFTNANLRLQAEFAQAVSSFPGLKISEQTSQGTRTLTSYVVRCPLKTSEARKYFGQKLRQLLQDRSYSAHQLAKQLSVSPSLIAPWLQGKSGPNPASFEKICQMFAVTPSFFGVTSSAQLYSKEKNLLTQWLQSLGLWGKDAHQKTIPAIIFQLKRSQLALFLNRLFATDGWISVLQSGQVQLGYTSVSETLIRQLQHLLLRFGIIARLKKRQVKYKSERRPAWQMDITDGRSLQTFIEAIGIFGKEEACFKAQKALQSKQYQTNRDLIPIEVWEEITQVKGTESWKSMGQRAGIVASNLHVGRRCPTRDRLSVIAKALDSEDLQHLATSHIYWDRIVSIELVGYKQVYDLTIPTTHNFIANDICVHNTSFAMGIANNIAQTSHLAAAIFSLEMSKEQLALRLLSSEAGIESNRLRSGRISQTEWEPLIEAQTNLSELPIYIDDTANTTVTQMRSQARRLQAEQGQLGLVLLDYLQLMEGSSDNRVQELSKITRQLKGLARELNVPVIALSQLSRSVESRTNKRPMMSDLRESGCLTGDTLIPLADEGIEVPIQNLLGRSNFTVWAVNLENLKIEKAMATKVFSTGIKPVFRLTTRLGREIQATANHPFLTIDGWKRLDQLEVGSHMALPRILPGSKDSSISDSELALLGHLIGDGCTLPRHAIQYTTREVVQSEELYTLANSDIYWDRVVSIEACGEAEVYDLTVPGYHNFVANNIVVHNSIEQDADLVIMLYRDEYYNPDTTDRAIAEVIITKHRNGPTGVVKLLFDPEFTRFRNLAKPPN, encoded by the coding sequence ATGGTCAGCGAGTCCAGCCTTCCAGCTCTTCCCGACACCCTTCCTCCCCAAAATATTGAGGCGGAAGAATCCATCCTCGGCGGTATTTTACTCGACCCAGAAGCCATTAATCGGGTGATGGATATTCTCCACCCCGAAGCCTTTTCCATTTCCGCACACCAAAAAATCTACCAAGCGACTCTCACTCTCCACAACAGTGGGAAACCCACGGATTTTATGACCGTGAACAGTTGGCTCTCCGATCAGAACCTATTAGACAAAGTAGGAGGTCAGAGCAAACTGGTACAACTGCTCGACCGTACAGTGAGCGCAGTGAACATTGACGAGTATGCCAAACTCGTCATGGATAAATATCTACGTCGTCAACTGATTACAGCAGGTCACGAAATTGTACAGTTGGGTTATGATACGGCAACTGATATTAAACAAATTCTCGACCAAGCCGAACAAAAAATCTTTAATCTCACCCAAGATCGCGTACAAAAAGGTCTCGTTTCTTTAGCGGAAACCTTAACTCATACCTACGAAGAAATCCAATCCCAAAGTACAGGAGAAATTTTACCCGGTTTGCCCTGCCAATTTTACGATCTTGATGCGATGACCGGGGGATTTCAGCGATCGGATTTGATTATTATTGCTGGACGGCCGTCAATGGGGAAATGTTTAGCCTATGATAGTGAAATTGTCATAGATGATGGTTCAGTATTAACGATTGCGGAGATTTGTGAGCAACAGCAGGCTACACTTTTAACCTTGGGAGAAGATTGGCAACTGACAACTACTCAACCTTCGGCCTTTGTAGATGATGGGATAAAGCCCGTTTTTCGAGTAAAAACTTGTTTGGGAAGGCAGATTGAGACCACACTCACTCACCCTTTTCGTACCTTAACTGAATGGAAACCCCTGTCTGAGTTGAAACCGGGTGCGACTATTGCTGTACCGCGTGAAATCCCAATTTTTGGCAGCAAAACTCTACCTGAACCTAAAATTAAATTACTGGCTTATTTAATTGGTGATGGCTGTCTGACAGGGACAACTCCCCAATTTACGAATGCTAATTTGAGACTACAAGCTGAGTTTGCCCAAGCGGTTTCCTCTTTCCCTGGTCTGAAGATATCCGAACAAACCTCTCAAGGGACAAGAACCTTAACCAGTTATGTTGTCCGATGTCCTTTAAAAACCTCTGAAGCCAGAAAATATTTTGGTCAAAAACTCAGACAACTTTTACAAGATCGCTCTTACTCGGCTCACCAATTGGCCAAACAACTTTCTGTCAGTCCTTCATTAATTGCGCCGTGGCTTCAAGGTAAATCAGGGCCAAATCCTGCCAGTTTTGAGAAAATTTGTCAGATGTTTGCTGTAACTCCTTCTTTTTTTGGAGTAACGAGTTCGGCACAACTTTATAGCAAAGAGAAAAATCTATTAACTCAGTGGTTGCAAAGTTTGGGCTTATGGGGGAAAGATGCACACCAAAAAACGATTCCAGCGATTATCTTTCAATTGAAGCGATCGCAGCTTGCTTTGTTTCTCAACCGACTTTTTGCTACAGATGGCTGGATCAGTGTGTTACAGAGTGGACAAGTTCAGCTAGGTTATACCAGTGTTAGCGAAACGTTAATACGACAGCTACAACATCTACTCTTGCGCTTCGGAATCATTGCTCGGCTAAAAAAACGGCAAGTTAAATATAAGTCAGAAAGAAGACCCGCATGGCAGATGGATATTACTGATGGGCGATCGCTACAAACATTTATTGAAGCCATTGGGATTTTTGGCAAAGAAGAAGCTTGCTTCAAAGCACAGAAGGCTTTACAGTCTAAGCAATATCAAACCAACCGAGATTTGATTCCCATAGAAGTATGGGAAGAAATTACCCAGGTTAAGGGGACAGAAAGTTGGAAATCAATGGGACAACGGGCAGGAATTGTTGCCAGTAACCTCCATGTAGGGCGCAGATGTCCCACACGCGATCGCTTGAGTGTCATCGCTAAAGCCTTAGATTCTGAAGATCTCCAGCATTTAGCAACCAGTCATATCTATTGGGATAGGATCGTCTCGATTGAATTAGTAGGCTATAAACAAGTTTATGATTTAACTATTCCCACAACTCACAACTTTATCGCCAATGATATTTGTGTTCATAATACCAGTTTTGCGATGGGAATTGCCAATAACATTGCCCAAACGAGTCATTTAGCCGCAGCTATTTTTAGTTTAGAGATGTCCAAAGAGCAATTAGCGCTGCGTTTACTCTCTAGTGAAGCGGGAATTGAAAGTAATCGTCTCAGGTCAGGGCGGATTAGTCAAACGGAATGGGAGCCTTTGATTGAAGCGCAAACGAATCTGTCTGAGTTGCCGATTTATATTGATGATACGGCTAATACTACGGTGACGCAGATGCGATCGCAAGCTCGCCGACTGCAAGCAGAACAAGGGCAACTCGGATTAGTGTTGCTCGACTACCTGCAACTGATGGAAGGAAGCAGCGATAATCGGGTGCAAGAACTCTCCAAAATTACTCGGCAACTCAAGGGACTGGCACGGGAATTAAATGTACCGGTTATTGCTTTATCTCAGCTCAGTCGTTCAGTGGAATCACGCACTAATAAGCGGCCAATGATGTCCGATTTGAGGGAATCAGGTTGTTTAACTGGAGATACTCTAATTCCCTTAGCTGATGAAGGGATTGAAGTTCCAATTCAAAATTTACTCGGTCGCTCTAACTTTACGGTTTGGGCAGTCAATTTAGAGAATTTGAAAATTGAAAAAGCCATGGCTACTAAAGTATTTTCAACAGGAATTAAGCCTGTTTTTAGGCTAACTACTCGTCTAGGACGTGAGATTCAAGCGACCGCGAATCATCCATTTTTAACCATTGATGGATGGAAAAGGTTAGATCAATTGGAAGTTGGCTCTCATATGGCTCTACCTCGAATATTACCGGGTTCAAAAGATTCATCGATCAGTGATTCTGAATTAGCATTACTGGGTCATTTAATTGGAGATGGTTGTACCTTACCTCGACATGCTATTCAGTACACGACAAGAGAAGTCGTACAGTCAGAAGAATTATATACTTTAGCCAATAGCGATATTTATTGGGATCGAGTGGTTTCGATAGAAGCTTGTGGAGAAGCAGAAGTTTATGATTTAACAGTTCCCGGTTATCACAATTTTGTAGCCAATAATATTGTTGTTCACAACAGTATTGAGCAAGATGCGGATTTGGTGATTATGTTATACCGAGATGAATATTATAATCCCGATACCACCGATCGCGCGATCGCCGAAGTGATCATTACCAAACACCGTAACGGCCCCACTGGAGTCGTAAAACTGCTCTTTGACCCTGAATTTACCCGGTTCCGCAACTTGGCCAAGCCCCCCAATTAG
- the petN gene encoding cytochrome b6-f complex subunit PetN, which produces MDILSLGWVSLLVIFTFSISMVVWARNGF; this is translated from the coding sequence ATGGACATTCTCTCTTTAGGCTGGGTTTCCTTGCTGGTGATTTTCACCTTCTCTATCTCTATGGTCGTTTGGGCAAGAAACGGTTTCTAA
- a CDS encoding DUF29 domain-containing protein, whose protein sequence is MSTLSDWQQLAIHSHYQTANAILDRLHAGSASEASQGLEALIEAMGRSEKRAIQSQLIRLMSHIIKWNEQPEMRSASWSITIQSARDEIEDIQEEVPSLNQDFIDSIWEKCFQRAVRYAETEMGVQCEGVSLSWEEVFQTEYRFVKPT, encoded by the coding sequence ATGTCCACCTTATCCGATTGGCAGCAACTGGCCATTCACTCCCATTATCAAACCGCAAACGCTATTTTAGATCGCTTGCACGCAGGTAGTGCCAGCGAAGCGAGTCAAGGGTTAGAAGCACTGATTGAAGCCATGGGAAGAAGTGAAAAACGAGCGATCCAAAGTCAATTAATTCGACTCATGAGCCACATTATTAAGTGGAACGAGCAGCCAGAGATGCGATCGGCGAGTTGGAGCATTACGATTCAATCCGCACGAGATGAAATTGAGGATATTCAGGAAGAAGTCCCTAGCTTAAATCAAGATTTTATTGACTCGATTTGGGAGAAATGTTTCCAAAGAGCAGTCCGATATGCAGAAACAGAAATGGGGGTTCAATGTGAAGGAGTTTCTCTGTCTTGGGAAGAGGTCTTTCAGACAGAATATCGCTTTGTTAAACCCACTTAA
- the cobM gene encoding precorrin-4 C(11)-methyltransferase, producing the protein MTDRPLNPAVYIVGAGPGDPELLTVRAQRILAQADAILYANSLVPKQMLLDTREDAELIPTGHQTLESILPMMIERVRQGQVVVRLHSGDPSLYSAIGEQIQGLSEAEIPFEIVPGISAFQLAAARLGIELTVPELVQTIILTRVSGRASQMPSGEELESLAAHQASLCLYLAARHVERSQERLLKHYPADTPVAICYRLGWPDEKIVVVPLEKMARETQEQELIRTTLYVISPALKGIGGRSQLYHPDHSHLFRP; encoded by the coding sequence ATGACTGACAGACCCCTAAATCCAGCCGTTTACATTGTTGGAGCTGGCCCTGGTGACCCGGAATTGCTGACGGTTCGCGCTCAACGGATTTTGGCCCAGGCTGATGCGATCCTGTATGCCAACTCTTTGGTTCCGAAGCAGATGTTGCTCGATACCCGTGAGGATGCCGAGTTAATCCCGACGGGTCATCAAACCCTAGAGTCAATTTTACCGATGATGATTGAGCGGGTGCGTCAAGGTCAGGTGGTGGTGCGGTTGCATTCGGGCGATCCGAGTTTGTATAGTGCCATTGGGGAGCAAATCCAAGGGTTATCAGAAGCAGAAATCCCGTTTGAAATTGTACCGGGAATTAGTGCCTTTCAGTTAGCGGCTGCCCGTTTGGGCATAGAGTTAACAGTTCCAGAATTGGTGCAGACGATTATTTTAACGCGGGTGAGCGGCCGAGCGTCTCAAATGCCTTCAGGGGAAGAGTTAGAATCTTTAGCGGCCCATCAAGCGAGTTTATGTTTATATTTAGCGGCACGTCATGTAGAGCGTTCCCAAGAACGGTTGTTAAAGCATTATCCAGCAGATACTCCAGTTGCCATTTGTTATCGGTTGGGATGGCCGGATGAGAAGATTGTGGTGGTTCCGTTGGAAAAGATGGCACGTGAAACCCAGGAACAGGAGTTAATACGGACGACGTTGTATGTGATTAGTCCAGCGCTGAAGGGAATCGGAGGGCGATCGCAGCTTTATCATCCCGATCATTCCCACTTGTTTCGTCCTTAA
- a CDS encoding YbjN domain-containing protein, translated as MSDRNLELNQEIIFDAEHETPLPVQGVEIGANSDEGLPEVQLKVAVDGPSYEEIEGKNRFNLEKRWRGEMTGEFLSDRPLYLELMLQPDRIPDPIPEDLRTILSPEYLQSELWLALSIYQEVNGERVGYDTFWKRANLTELTQAFQMGAQALETLFNVVQEGLEGALSEAEEGRFSQFMRQFEEWTEEENERSLESVVREFFHEDDWEFIQLKPGLLQLAFQGDNGRWRCYARIHEADKQFIFYSICPVAVEEEYRGLMAEFLTKANYGMILGNFELDFTDGEIRYKTSIDVENDRLSLALVRALVYANVTIVDRYLPGIVSVLEGSPVSDAIERVE; from the coding sequence ATGAGCGATCGCAATTTAGAACTGAATCAAGAGATTATTTTTGATGCTGAACATGAGACTCCATTGCCAGTGCAAGGGGTGGAGATCGGGGCGAACTCTGACGAAGGGTTACCGGAAGTGCAGTTAAAGGTGGCAGTGGATGGGCCCAGTTATGAAGAAATTGAGGGCAAAAATCGGTTTAATTTAGAGAAACGATGGCGCGGGGAGATGACTGGGGAATTTTTGAGCGATCGCCCCCTATATTTAGAACTGATGTTACAACCGGATCGAATTCCCGATCCCATCCCAGAGGATTTACGGACAATTTTAAGCCCAGAATACCTGCAATCTGAGTTGTGGTTAGCTCTCTCCATTTATCAAGAGGTTAATGGGGAACGGGTGGGTTATGATACCTTTTGGAAACGAGCCAATTTAACTGAATTGACCCAAGCTTTTCAGATGGGAGCGCAAGCTCTGGAAACCCTATTTAATGTGGTTCAGGAGGGTTTAGAAGGGGCATTATCGGAGGCTGAAGAGGGAAGATTTTCCCAATTCATGCGCCAGTTTGAGGAGTGGACAGAGGAGGAAAATGAACGTTCTTTAGAGTCCGTGGTGCGGGAGTTTTTCCATGAAGATGACTGGGAATTTATACAGTTAAAACCCGGACTTTTACAGTTAGCTTTTCAGGGAGACAACGGTCGTTGGCGCTGTTATGCTCGGATTCATGAAGCGGACAAGCAATTTATTTTTTATTCTATCTGTCCTGTTGCAGTTGAAGAGGAGTATCGGGGGTTAATGGCTGAATTCTTAACAAAAGCTAACTATGGCATGATTTTGGGCAATTTTGAGTTAGACTTTACGGACGGTGAAATCCGATATAAGACGAGCATTGATGTAGAGAACGATCGCCTCAGTCTGGCTTTGGTGCGAGCGTTAGTGTATGCCAATGTGACGATTGTAGATCGGTATTTACCTGGAATTGTGTCGGTATTGGAGGGGAGTCCAGTATCGGATGCAATCGAAAGGGTTGAATAG
- a CDS encoding MBL fold metallo-hydrolase yields the protein MYLTYLDSNSWLLELGGQNILIDPWLVGPLVFGNLPWLFKGYRPQDRAIPEAIDLVVLSQGLEDHAHPQTLKQLNKNLPVVGSPNAAKVVKEFGYTNIHSLEHGQTYRFNEQVEIQAVPGSPIGPTLVENGYIFKELSSGKTVYYEPHGYHSPTLQEKGQIDVIITPMIDLGLPIVGPIIKGTESALKVAQWVKPQVMLPTAAGGDVKFEGLLISLLRAEGTVEDFQQKLSAQGLSTQALSPTPGERLEVPLH from the coding sequence ATGTATCTCACCTATCTTGATAGCAACTCTTGGTTACTCGAACTCGGAGGACAAAACATCCTCATTGACCCCTGGTTAGTTGGCCCCCTAGTATTTGGTAACCTACCCTGGCTCTTCAAAGGATATCGTCCCCAAGACCGTGCCATTCCAGAAGCCATTGATTTAGTCGTTCTCTCCCAGGGATTAGAAGATCATGCCCATCCCCAGACCCTGAAACAATTGAATAAAAATTTACCTGTTGTTGGCTCCCCTAATGCCGCCAAAGTCGTTAAAGAGTTCGGCTATACTAACATCCATTCCCTAGAACATGGCCAAACCTATCGCTTCAATGAGCAGGTCGAGATTCAGGCCGTTCCTGGTTCTCCCATTGGCCCCACCCTCGTAGAGAATGGTTATATCTTCAAAGAACTCTCTAGCGGCAAAACCGTTTATTATGAACCCCACGGTTACCATTCCCCTACTCTACAGGAAAAGGGACAGATTGATGTAATTATTACGCCTATGATCGATTTGGGTTTACCGATAGTCGGGCCAATCATTAAAGGTACAGAAAGCGCCCTCAAAGTGGCTCAATGGGTCAAACCTCAAGTCATGTTGCCCACAGCAGCAGGAGGGGATGTCAAGTTTGAAGGCTTGTTAATTTCCCTACTCCGAGCCGAAGGAACCGTAGAAGACTTTCAGCAAAAACTATCGGCTCAAGGCTTAAGCACCCAAGCCCTCTCCCCCACCCCCGGAGAGCGCCTAGAAGTGCCACTGCATTAA
- the pirA gene encoding arginine synthesis PII-interacting regulator PirA, translating into MNKKRQQLQQAAQAHKENLRKNLQHRLEVARTKGDVSLVHQLEAEADYLG; encoded by the coding sequence ATGAACAAAAAACGCCAACAACTCCAACAAGCCGCTCAAGCGCATAAAGAAAACCTACGCAAAAACCTACAACACAGATTAGAAGTCGCTCGTACTAAAGGCGATGTTTCTCTAGTCCATCAGCTAGAAGCGGAAGCAGACTATCTAGGATAA
- the gloB gene encoding hydroxyacylglutathione hydrolase has product MQVYRLPALSDNYIFVLHDRHLNQAAVVDPAQPQPVLECLAQLGADLIAILNTHHHSDHIGGNQQLMERFPQLQVYGGAVDRGRIPGQHFFLEDGDRLTILGQEAQIFFVPGHTKAHIAYYFPPADVSEPGNLFCGDTLFAGGCGRLFEGTPAQMVNSLSKLRNLPDNTQIWCAHEYTLSNLKFALTVDGDNPKLQERFASVKEARQNNQPTVPSVLGLEKLTNPFLRWDQPSLQAAANSTDPVQTFSRIRGKKDLF; this is encoded by the coding sequence ATGCAAGTTTACCGACTTCCTGCTCTTTCCGATAACTATATCTTTGTTTTACACGATCGCCACCTCAACCAAGCTGCTGTCGTCGATCCCGCCCAACCGCAGCCCGTCTTAGAGTGCCTAGCGCAGCTCGGTGCAGACCTAATCGCCATCCTCAACACCCATCATCATAGCGATCATATCGGCGGCAATCAACAGTTAATGGAGAGATTTCCCCAACTTCAAGTTTACGGGGGGGCTGTAGACCGGGGGAGAATTCCGGGACAACACTTTTTTCTTGAAGACGGCGATCGCCTCACCATTTTAGGCCAAGAAGCGCAAATCTTCTTTGTACCCGGTCATACCAAAGCACATATTGCCTACTACTTCCCTCCAGCAGATGTTAGTGAACCCGGAAATTTGTTCTGTGGAGACACCCTATTTGCGGGTGGATGTGGTCGCCTCTTTGAGGGAACCCCAGCCCAGATGGTTAATTCTCTGAGTAAATTAAGAAATCTTCCCGATAATACCCAAATTTGGTGCGCCCACGAATACACCCTCAGCAACCTCAAATTTGCCCTAACAGTAGATGGGGATAACCCCAAACTACAAGAGAGATTTGCCAGCGTCAAGGAAGCGAGACAAAACAACCAACCCACCGTCCCCTCCGTCCTGGGTCTGGAAAAACTCACCAATCCCTTCCTGCGTTGGGATCAGCCCAGTTTGCAAGCTGCTGCAAACAGCACCGATCCCGTGCAAACGTTTAGTCGTATTCGCGGTAAAAAAGACCTGTTTTAG